From the genome of Chroicocephalus ridibundus unplaced genomic scaffold, bChrRid1.1 SCAFFOLD_763, whole genome shotgun sequence:
gagctggggtggggggacacggggggacacggggaggacaCGGCGTGCAGggtgagccggggcggggggacacgggggtttGGGGACCGGCTGACGGCGCCCCCGTCCCcagcggtggtggtgggggccgACCGCGTGGCGGCCAACGGCGACACGGCCAACAAGGTGGGGACGTTCCCGCTGGCGCTGGCGGCGCGACACCTCGGCGTCCCCTTCTACGTGGCGGCCCCCGGCGCCTCCTGCGACCCCTCCCTGCCCGACGGCACCCGCGTCCCCATCGAGCAGCGCCCGCCGCGGGAGCTCACCCACCTGCGGGGGGTCTGCCTCGCCCCCCCCGGtgcggcgcggggggggccggggggggggggggggggatgggggggatgggtCCCCCCCCAAGCGGGTGGCGGGGGTCGCCGGGGGGGTGGCGGGTCCCCCCCCCAAACGGGTTCACATGTCCCCAAGGGGGTGtcgggggtccccaggggggtggtgggtccCCAAGGGGGTGGTCGGGTCCCCCCCAAGGGGTTcaggtgtccccaggggggtgtCACATCCCCCCAAGTGGGTGTCGCATGTCCCCAGGGGGGATGGTGGGTCCCCAAGTGGGTGTCGcgggtccccagggaggtggtgggtcccccccaaaacggGTTCACGTGTCCCTAAGGGGTGTCAGGGTCCCCGGCGGGGTGGTGGGTCCCCAGGGGGGTGGCGGGTCCCCGAGTGGGTGTCgggtcccccccaaaacaggTTCACGTGTCCCCAAGGGGGTGTCAGGGTCCCCAGGGGGGTGTCGGGTCCCCCCCAAAACGGGTTCATGTGTCCCCAAGTGGGTGTCGCATgtccccaggggggtggtgggtccCCAAGTGGGTGTCAcgggtccccagggaggtggtgggtcCCCAAGGGGGTGGCgggtcccccccaaaacaggTTCACGTGTCCCCAAGGGGGTGTCGCGGGTCCCCAGCAGGGTgtcgggtccccgggggggtggcgggtcccccccaaaacaggTTCACGTGTCCCCAAGGGGGTGGCGGGGTCGCCGGGGGGTGTCGGGCCCCCCCAAAACGGGTTCACGTGTCCCCAAGTGGGTGTCGGGGTTCcccaggggggtgtcggggttccccgggggggggtggtgggtccCCAGGGGGGTGTCAGGTCCCCCCCAAAACAGGTTCAcgtgtccccaggggggtgtTGCGTGTCCCTAGGGGGGTGTCGCATCCCCCCAAGTGGGTGTCGcgggtccccagggaggtggtgggtcccccccaaaacggGTTCACGTGTCCCCAAGCGGGTGtcgggggtccccagggtggtgggtccccaggggggtggtgggtccCCAAGTGGGTGTcaggtccccccccccggccatgtGGGTGTCGCGGGTCGCCAGGGGGGTGTTGTGTCCCCAAGGGGCTGGCAGGTCCCCCCCAAGGGGGTTCAcgtgtccccaggggggtgtCGAGTCCCCCCCGGGTGGGTgtcggggctgggagagggacggggggggggggatattggtgtcccccaggggggatttggggtgtcacacgtgtgtgtgtccccccccgaggacagcagtggggctggagcGGAGCCCCATagggtgggggtgtccccaggccccCAGGCTGCTCacaggccgggggggggtcccagacgGGTCAAGGGGGTCCCATATGGGGCAGAGGGTCCTATATACGGAGGGGGGAGGTCccatatggggggggggggcgtctcCCATATAGGACCTGGGGGTCCCGTATGGGGCGGTGGGTCccatccctggggctgctctgacccctcccccctcccccccgcagaTATCGACGTGTGGAACCCGGCCTTTGACGTCACGCCGCATGACCTCATCACGGGCGGCATCATCACCGAGTGGGGGGTGTTCGCCCCCGGCGAGCTGCGCGCGGCGCTGGCGGCGCGCGGGCATTAAACGCCACTTCCGGCGCGGggtggaaagaggaagagagagcgCTTCCGCCTCGCTGTATCCGGCATCCCTTGCGCCGCGCGCCCCGCCATATCCCGGCGTCCTTTGCGCCTTGCCGTATCCCGGCACCCCtcgcgcgccccgccccgcccccgtttcccggcgtgccccgcgcgcGGAACCCGGAAGCGGCCGCGGAACATGGCGCAGGGGAGGCCCAAAGCGGCGGCGAAACGGCCCGGGCGGGGGAAAACGACCCCGTCCCGGGCGACGAAGGGGCCGAGGAAGGGAGGTGAGGGGCGGCCGGGGCTGTGGGaggccggggggcgggggaggttccccggggtggctgtggggagcccCGAGGCGGGGGAAAGAGGGTACCGGGAAGGGGGAGGGCGGGCTCCGGCTTTGCGCCcacccgtccccctccccgcccaggCCGGACCATCGCCCCCAAGAAGGTCCGCGTGatccagcagcagaagctgaagaaggtgaggagggggcggggagagggagggagaggggttgaagggttggggggggggcgccccGGCGGTGCCCCCCC
Proteins encoded in this window:
- the CUNH19orf53 gene encoding LOW QUALITY PROTEIN: leydig cell tumor 10 kDa protein homolog (The sequence of the model RefSeq protein was modified relative to this genomic sequence to represent the inferred CDS: inserted 1 base in 1 codon), yielding MAQGRPKAAAKRPGRGKTTPSRATKGPRKGGRTIAPKKVRVIQQQKLKKRLEVAIRLKIEREAGQRAGSALPHALGGAAAPPPXGKAKKGRG